A single genomic interval of Picosynechococcus sp. PCC 7003 harbors:
- a CDS encoding SDR family oxidoreductase, producing the protein MSQQTALITGGAKRIGAAIARTLAQEGINLILHYRSSQAEVEQLAEELSAFPITVDAVAADLLQRDSVEAMIETVKTKTPQLDILINNASMFNKESLFALSPENLWDNIQVHALHPFLLTKAFFSKESSHGNVINFLDTRIYGYDHEHVPYHLSKKMLHSFTKMLAFELAPNVRVNAIAPGPILPPVNAEGDERVQAVIAKTPLGRFGDPRNITQTVLFYLKNDFITGQVICVDGGFHLGENFYV; encoded by the coding sequence ATGAGTCAACAAACCGCTTTAATCACAGGGGGGGCAAAACGCATCGGTGCGGCGATCGCCCGGACCCTCGCCCAGGAAGGAATCAATCTCATCCTCCATTACCGCTCTTCCCAGGCCGAGGTAGAACAACTGGCCGAAGAACTTTCTGCCTTTCCCATAACCGTCGATGCCGTAGCGGCGGATCTGCTCCAACGGGACAGTGTGGAAGCGATGATCGAGACAGTGAAAACGAAAACACCTCAACTAGACATCTTGATCAATAATGCTTCGATGTTTAATAAAGAAAGTCTGTTTGCCCTAAGTCCAGAAAATCTCTGGGACAACATTCAGGTTCATGCCCTCCACCCTTTTCTGTTGACGAAAGCGTTCTTTTCTAAAGAATCCAGCCACGGCAATGTGATTAATTTCCTCGATACCCGCATCTACGGCTACGACCATGAGCATGTGCCCTATCACCTCAGCAAAAAGATGCTCCATAGTTTCACGAAGATGCTAGCATTTGAGCTTGCCCCCAATGTTCGTGTCAATGCGATCGCCCCAGGCCCCATTTTGCCACCAGTCAATGCTGAGGGCGATGAGCGGGTGCAAGCCGTAATTGCGAAAACCCCCCTGGGACGGTTTGGTGATCCACGCAATATTACCCAAACGGTACTGTTTTATTTAAAAAATGACTTCATCACTGGCCAAGTCATTTGTGTTGATGGTGGGTTTCACCTAGGAGAAAATTTCTATGTCTAA